Genomic DNA from Niabella ginsenosidivorans:
GGATTGGAGAATATTTTCTGAAAAAGCCCGCTCTCGCTGATAGAGCCAATAATTTCGCCATCCTTCAGTACCGGTATCATCTCAATATCATATTTACGCATCAGTTCTACCGCGGCACCAACAGTCTGGTTGCTTTCCACACTGATCAGCTTGTTGCCAACAGGCCGCCCGCTGATGATATCCCTGAAGGTTTTCACCTCCAGGAATCCCCGTTCCATCATCCACTGATCGTTATAGATCTTTGCTACATAACGGCTGCCATGATCATGGAAAATACAAACTACCAGGTCGTCTTTTTTAAGGCTGTCTTTAAGCTGCATCAACCCTTTCAGACAGCTTCCGGCGCTGTACCCGCAAAATAAGCCTTCTTCTTTTGCCAGTTTGCGTGCCATAATGGCGCCCTCTTTATCTGTTACCTGTGTGAACGCATCAATGATGCTCATATCATAGTTCCTGGGAATAAAATCTTCACCAAAGCCTTCACTGAAATAAGGGTATACCTCGTTCATATCTATTTCCCCGGTATTGAAATATTTTGTTAGCAATGAGCCGTAGGCATCTACGGCCCAAACTTTTATACCGGGATTTTGTTCTTTCAGATACATCGCTGTTCCGGTAATGGTTCCTCCGGTTCCGGCAGTACAAACAAGATGCGTGATCTTTCCATCTGTTTGTTTCCAGATCTCGGGCCCCGTTGTTTCATAATGTGCCAGGCGGTTAGCCAGGTTATCATATTGGTTCATATGATAAGAGTTAGGTATTTCCTTTGAAAGTCTTGCTGCAACACTGTAATAGCTTTGCGGGTCTTCCGGTTCTACATTCGTGGGACACACAATTACCTCGGCGCCCATCGCCTTCAGCACGTCAGCTTTTTCTTTTGATTGTTTATCAGTGGTAACAAAAATGCATTGATAGCCTTTTACAATAGCGCCCAAAGCAAGCCCCATACCGGTATTGCCGCTGGTGCCTTCAATAATGGTGCCGCCCGGTTTTAATTTTCCCTCGGCTTCTGCTACTTCGATCATTTTTATTGCCATGCGGTCTTTAATGCTGTTACCGGGGTTAAAATAATCTACTTTGGCAGCTACCGTACAGGGTAATTCCTTTGTGATCCTGTTCAGCCTTATTAAGGGGGTATTGCCAATTGTTTCCAGTATATTATTTTTTATATCCATTTCATTTCGATTTTAGGAATTCGATCGATTTTGCAACTACAGGATCAGTAAGGTTCAGCACCTCGTAAAAACCATTATCGTTCCATTTAAACCGTGCCAGGTAGGCTTCCATCCGGTTCTGAACCCTTGTCCGTTCGGCAGCTGAAATATTGGCAAGATTGGTTGAATCCTTTTGGGCCCAGCTTACAAACTGCTGCCACATGATCCTGCCCGGCTCAAATTGTTGTGAAAAGGTGATCGGGGACTGGTAAGGATCCAACACCTTCTGGTTCTCTATATAATATTGGTAAACAAAATCATTGAACGATCCGTTGAAAAACAGTTTATTGATCTCCTTTGATGTTTTTGTGGTATCTAACCCAACAAAAATGTCCGGCATAATTCCGCCGCTGCCGTACAGAATGCGCCCATCAGGGGTTTTATACTGTTTGCCGGTATTTACTTTATTGCTGTCGGCAAAGTATGCCTGCCCGTTTGCATAACGGTTCCATATTTCGTCCATATACACCTTCCTGCCTTTGCTGTAAGAGCGCTGGATGCTTCTGCCCAATGGCGTATAATAGCGCGCCACGGTCAGCTTCAGCGCTGCGCCATCACTTAGCGGAAATATTTCCTGTACCAGGCCCTTGCCAAAGGTTCTGCGCCCGATAATGGTAGCACGGTCCCAGTCCTGGAGCGCTCCGCTCAGGATTTCACTGGCGCTTGCGGAAAGCTCATCTACCAGAACGGTCAGCTTGCCGTTCTCAAAGATGCCCGGCCGCTTGCAGCGATATTCTTTTTTAGGACTGTTGATCCCCTCCGTATAAACGATCAGCTTATCACCGCTCAAAAATTCATCTGCAATATCAATGGCTGCGTCCATATAGCCACCACCATTTCCACGCAGATCAAATATGAGCTCGGTCAGTCCTTCTTTTTTCAGCCGTTCCATCGCCTCCATAAATTCGCGGTAGCTGGTGCTGCCAAACAGATCCAGTTTAATATACCCAATGTTTTTATCAATCATATAAGCCGCCACCAATGTTGGTTTGGGAATATCGGCCCTTGTAACAGAAATGTTTAAAAGCTGGCTGCCCCGTAATATCTGAAGGGTTACAGGAGTGCCTTTTTCCCCTCTGATCAGGTTGCTGACGCCTGTATTGCTGAGTTTTTTCCCCGCGATGGTAGAATCGTTCACCCTGATGATCTTGTCGCCTGTTTGCAGCCGGGCCTTTTCACTGGGGCCATTTTTAACAACGGACATAATATTGACTGTATCCTTTATGATCCGGTACTCAACCCCAATGCCTACAAACCGGCCCGACAGGTCTTCAGTGGTTTCTTTTAGCTCTGCTGGTGGCAGGTAAACAGAGTGTGGGTCCAGCTCATTCATTATTTCCCTAAGGGCATTGGCTTCCAGTGAATCTATTTTTACAGAATCCACATATTTCTGTTTAATGATCTCGGTTGCTTCATCCAGAGGGGAACTGCTGGCCACCCTTGAAAAACCTCCGTTCGGTTGTGCTCCTCTTAGTTTATAGCCAATAAACATCCCAATGATCATTGCAATGGAAAACAGCAATGGTAACCATACCTCAAATTTCTTTTTCATCCCTATTCTTTTGTTTCATCCCGCTATAAGCAGGGACACGCAAAATAGCCAATCTTTGCTGTTTATTTCAGAAATCAAATCATTTTGTTATTATTTTATCAATAAGCCGTTTTTGATACTTATATTGCAGAGCGAATCATCCTAATAGCGATCAGGTAAAATATCAGTTTCGATGACAAAAGTGCAACTCATTGCGGATGCCGGTTCTACAAAAGCTGAATGGTGCCTTCTGAATAACGGTAAAATCAAAACCATACTTACAAGCGGTATAAGTCCTTATTTTTTAGATGGCAGCCAGATCGAGGATTTGTTAAGCAGGGAACTGCTTCCCAGGTTGGGCAGGGTGGAAGTGGAGGAAGTTTTTTATTATGGCACCGGTTGCCTGAACCCGGATAACCGGGCTCTGGTTCTGAAAAGCCTTCGCCGGCTGTTTAAAGCAGCCAGGGTAGCTGTCTGGCATGATGTGGAAGGTGCAGCCCGCGGGCTTTGTGTACACAGTAAGGGGGTGGCCAGCATCCTGGGCACAGGCTCCAGTTCCTGCTTCTATGACGGAAAGAAGATCCGTAAAAATAACCCCGGCCTGGGGTATGTGCTGGGCGATGAAGGCAGCGGTGCTTACCTGGGGCGTAAGGTGATCCAGTATTATCTCTATAATACCTTTGATGAAGACCTAAGGGCCCGCTTTGATGCAGCTTATGTAACCAATAGCGCCGAAATACTGGAACGGGTATATAAGCAGCCGCTGCCTAACCGGTATCTTGCAGGTTTTGCCAGGTTCCTGGCAGACAACCGCGGCCATTATATGGTAGAGAACATTATTGAAGACGGGCTGAACGATTTTTTCTTTACCCATCTCTGCAAGTTCCGGGAAGCCTGGAAATATCCCGTTAATTTTGTAGGCAGCATTGCGTTCGGCTTTAAGGACGTGCTCAAAGACCTGTGCAGCAGCTATAGTTTTGAGTTGGGTAAGATCCTTCAAAAACCGATGAAAGGCCTTATTGAATACCATTCATAACGATTAAACATAATTTGTTTTTTTATATGACGAGAGAAAAAATCACCGAACAGTCCAGTAAATATGATCATTTGGAAAAAATGTCTGTGCTGGAATTGCTAACCTCTATGAATAAAGAAGACCAGACCGTGCCCCTGGCTGTTAAAAAAGTAATTCCGGATATAGAAAAATTAATACAGGCTATAGTAGAGCATATGGTAGTAGGCGGACGGCTGTTTTATATAGGTGCGGGAACCAGTGGACGTTTGGGAATCCTGGATGCCAGTGAAATACCTCCTACCTATGGACTTCCGGCGGGCGTGGTAATTGGTGTAATAGCCGGTGGCAGCAAAGCCATTACAACCCCAGTTGAAAATGCTGAAGATGATGACATGCAGGGCTGGAGGGATCTGGTCGCCTATAAGGTTAATGATAAAGATGTGGTGGTAGGCGTGGCCGCAAGCGGTTCTACTCCTTATGTTATCGGTGCTTTGCGCGAGTGCCAGAAAAGAGGCATTGTTACCGGCAGCATTGCTTCCAACCCGAATGCGCTGGTCAGCGAAGTGGCCGATTATCCCATAGAAGTGATCGTTGGGCCTGAATTTGTAACAGGGAGCACCCGTATGAAAAGCGGTACCGCCCAAAAGCTGGTGCTGAATATGATCTCTACCACCGTTATGATCCAGTTAGGCAGGGTAGAAGGAAACCGTATGGTAAACATGCAGCTTACGAACTCCAAGCTGATTGACCGCGGAACAAAAATGGTGATGGAGCAAACCGGTATTACTGATTATGAGCAGGCAAAGCACCTGCTGCTGAAAAATAAAAGCGTGAAAAACGCAGTTGCTGAATACAAGGCTTTATAAAATACGAAAAGTGATCATAACAACAAAAGGAAGAGTGAACGCTCTTCCTTTTTTTATAATAAGTAAGGTTGAAATAATTATTGGGCGGCAGCAAGATCTGTATTGATCTTACGAGCTAATTTGCTTTTCAGGTTCGCCGCCTTTTTGCGGTGGATAACCCCTTTTTTAGCTAATTTATCGATCATGCTTTCAACAGAAGGCAATTTGTCCTTTGCTTCTTTTGCATCCCCGGCTCTTAAATCTTTAATAGCGTTACGGGTGGTTTTGCCATAATATTTGTTGCTGTCGCGACGCTTTAAGGCCTGACGTGCATGTTTTTTTGTAGCTTTATGATTCGCCATTGCTCTCTTTTTTTGGATTTTTCGGACGGCAAAGGTAACGTAAATAAATGAAAAATTACGATTTTACGGTAAATTATTTCAATTCATTATTTTGACAGGCTGCAATATATTAAACAGAACTTAAAATAGCAGGGCAGAGCGTTTGGGTTGTGTAAATATTGCGTATCTTGTGGGGCAATTTCCGAAAGTGATCTTCGCACCCAAAGGATAAATATAATCATATATAAATAGCTGATTTACAATGAAAGATTTTTCATACATTACAAGCTCCTCTCCTGAGTTTATAGAAAATATGTACAAGGAGTTTGTAAAAAACCCGGAAAATGTTGATACTGAATTAAAAAAATTTTTTGAAGGATTTGATTTTGCCATCGGCAATGGCCTGGCAGAAAAGAACGGAACAACCAGGGCTGCCGGCAGCAGCACATTAGCTACCCCGGGAACTGACTGGAGAAAAGAGATCGCCGTATACCGGCTAATACTGGGCTACAGGAATAAAGGTCATTTGCTGGCAGATACCAACCCTATTAAAAAAAGAAAGGACCGGGGCGCCAATCTTGATCTTCCTTTTTTCGGACTGTCAGAAGAAGATCTGGACAATGAATATGAAGCCGGCAGCCTGATCGGCCTGGGCACTACCCCGCTGCGGAATATACTGTCGCATCTTAAAAAATGCTATGCAGGTCATGTAGGTATCGAGTTCAAATATATCAGTGATCAGAAAAAGGTAGACTGGCTGACCAATGAAATGGAAAAGAAATTTACCAATCCGTTACCGCTGGAACAAAAGAAACGGATCCTTGAAAAGCTGAATGAAGGGGTGATGTTTGAAAAGTTCCTTCACACCAAATATGTGGGGCAGAAACGGTTTTCCCTGGAAGGTGGTGAAACAACCATTCCGGCGTTGGATGCTATTATTAATAAAGGAGCAGAGCTGGAGGTGAAAGAAGTTGTGATCGGTATGGCTCACCGCGGCCGCTTAAATGTGCTGGCAAATATTCTGGGTAAGACATATGAGCAGATCTTTAGCGAATTTGAAGGCACGGGAGAGATCAATCAGACCATGGGCAGCGGTGATGTGAAGTATCACCTGGGGTATGGAAGTGTTATAGAAGCTGCCAATGGCGAAAAGGTGCATTTGAAGCTAATGCCCAATCCTTCGCACCTGGAAGCTGTGGACCCGGTTGTGCTGGGCTTTGCAAGAAGCAGTGCCAATATTTTACATAATGAGCGTTATGAAAGTGTAT
This window encodes:
- the rpsT gene encoding 30S ribosomal protein S20; its protein translation is MANHKATKKHARQALKRRDSNKYYGKTTRNAIKDLRAGDAKEAKDKLPSVESMIDKLAKKGVIHRKKAANLKSKLARKINTDLAAAQ
- a CDS encoding N-acetylglucosamine kinase codes for the protein MTKVQLIADAGSTKAEWCLLNNGKIKTILTSGISPYFLDGSQIEDLLSRELLPRLGRVEVEEVFYYGTGCLNPDNRALVLKSLRRLFKAARVAVWHDVEGAARGLCVHSKGVASILGTGSSSCFYDGKKIRKNNPGLGYVLGDEGSGAYLGRKVIQYYLYNTFDEDLRARFDAAYVTNSAEILERVYKQPLPNRYLAGFARFLADNRGHYMVENIIEDGLNDFFFTHLCKFREAWKYPVNFVGSIAFGFKDVLKDLCSSYSFELGKILQKPMKGLIEYHS
- a CDS encoding S41 family peptidase; protein product: MKKKFEVWLPLLFSIAMIIGMFIGYKLRGAQPNGGFSRVASSSPLDEATEIIKQKYVDSVKIDSLEANALREIMNELDPHSVYLPPAELKETTEDLSGRFVGIGVEYRIIKDTVNIMSVVKNGPSEKARLQTGDKIIRVNDSTIAGKKLSNTGVSNLIRGEKGTPVTLQILRGSQLLNISVTRADIPKPTLVAAYMIDKNIGYIKLDLFGSTSYREFMEAMERLKKEGLTELIFDLRGNGGGYMDAAIDIADEFLSGDKLIVYTEGINSPKKEYRCKRPGIFENGKLTVLVDELSASASEILSGALQDWDRATIIGRRTFGKGLVQEIFPLSDGAALKLTVARYYTPLGRSIQRSYSKGRKVYMDEIWNRYANGQAYFADSNKVNTGKQYKTPDGRILYGSGGIMPDIFVGLDTTKTSKEINKLFFNGSFNDFVYQYYIENQKVLDPYQSPITFSQQFEPGRIMWQQFVSWAQKDSTNLANISAAERTRVQNRMEAYLARFKWNDNGFYEVLNLTDPVVAKSIEFLKSK
- the murQ gene encoding N-acetylmuramic acid 6-phosphate etherase, with the protein product MTREKITEQSSKYDHLEKMSVLELLTSMNKEDQTVPLAVKKVIPDIEKLIQAIVEHMVVGGRLFYIGAGTSGRLGILDASEIPPTYGLPAGVVIGVIAGGSKAITTPVENAEDDDMQGWRDLVAYKVNDKDVVVGVAASGSTPYVIGALRECQKRGIVTGSIASNPNALVSEVADYPIEVIVGPEFVTGSTRMKSGTAQKLVLNMISTTVMIQLGRVEGNRMVNMQLTNSKLIDRGTKMVMEQTGITDYEQAKHLLLKNKSVKNAVAEYKAL
- a CDS encoding pyridoxal-phosphate dependent enzyme translates to MDIKNNILETIGNTPLIRLNRITKELPCTVAAKVDYFNPGNSIKDRMAIKMIEVAEAEGKLKPGGTIIEGTSGNTGMGLALGAIVKGYQCIFVTTDKQSKEKADVLKAMGAEVIVCPTNVEPEDPQSYYSVAARLSKEIPNSYHMNQYDNLANRLAHYETTGPEIWKQTDGKITHLVCTAGTGGTITGTAMYLKEQNPGIKVWAVDAYGSLLTKYFNTGEIDMNEVYPYFSEGFGEDFIPRNYDMSIIDAFTQVTDKEGAIMARKLAKEEGLFCGYSAGSCLKGLMQLKDSLKKDDLVVCIFHDHGSRYVAKIYNDQWMMERGFLEVKTFRDIISGRPVGNKLISVESNQTVGAAVELMRKYDIEMIPVLKDGEIIGSISESGLFQKIFSNPDLKHEVIGNLLEPAFPIVNFNTSLEKLKSFLTRENGAVMSRDEAGNYHIITKYDVLQALGG